A single window of Rhodococcus jostii RHA1 DNA harbors:
- a CDS encoding wax ester/triacylglycerol synthase domain-containing protein, giving the protein MAAPTRHSSLDPRGVLRSGLGITREMLAAVPTLVRAGYHGLTEERLTLPLQSPPTIFNAPTGRARKVAARSWPLKQLRRLSACTGAPLDVVVLTLCAGALRAYLLEQYALPEVPLTAMLPSRSSARAPPSGRAATEGSGQWWYPWPPTRTTPSPAWR; this is encoded by the coding sequence GTGGCGGCCCCCACTCGGCATTCCTCCCTCGACCCACGCGGGGTGCTGCGGTCTGGCCTGGGCATCACGAGGGAGATGCTGGCAGCCGTCCCCACCCTGGTCCGTGCCGGCTACCACGGCCTGACCGAGGAGCGACTGACATTGCCGTTGCAGTCCCCGCCGACGATCTTCAACGCCCCGACCGGCCGGGCCCGCAAGGTCGCCGCCCGATCCTGGCCCCTGAAACAACTGCGCCGGCTCTCCGCCTGTACCGGTGCCCCGTTGGATGTGGTGGTGTTGACCCTGTGCGCGGGCGCGCTCCGCGCATATCTGCTCGAGCAGTACGCCCTCCCCGAGGTGCCGTTGACCGCGATGCTCCCGTCCCGCTCCTCGGCGAGGGCCCCACCATCAGGCCGGGCGGCAACCGAGGGATCGGGGCAATGGTGGTATCCCTGGCCACCGACGAGGACGACCCCCTCGCCCGCCTGGCGCTGA
- a CDS encoding acyl-CoA dehydrogenase family protein: MALELTHEQEQLRDSVRALLTKTDAKHGLWEGLTGLGLTEIPFPERFGGAGYTLTDTSVVMHELGRTISNAAYFSSVCLAGLTLSECASDAGRATHLPAIATGKCTATLVAGYPYSDTPITATPSGDSRLILRGTQEFVVNGDSAHLLVVVARGEKGLELAVIDGAAPGVVRTPLESLDTTRPLTRIEFAEAHAQGVGDANLGATLPRAQASALVALASEQVGAAEACLEMSVEYAKTREQFGRPIGSFQSIKHRLTDMLVALELAHAAVLDAANADERPTDELATAASIAHVLASEAFTYAAEESIQIHGGIGFTWEHPLHRYFRRAKSDALLFGSAETHHEVIAASVI, from the coding sequence ATGGCCCTCGAATTGACCCACGAACAAGAACAACTTCGGGACAGCGTCCGCGCCCTCCTCACGAAGACCGATGCGAAACACGGGCTGTGGGAAGGCCTCACCGGCCTGGGCCTGACGGAGATCCCCTTCCCCGAACGCTTCGGCGGAGCCGGTTACACCCTCACGGACACCTCCGTCGTGATGCACGAACTCGGCCGCACCATCTCCAACGCCGCCTACTTCTCGTCCGTGTGCCTCGCCGGACTCACCCTCTCGGAATGCGCCTCGGACGCGGGCCGCGCCACACATCTACCCGCCATCGCAACAGGCAAATGCACCGCTACCCTGGTCGCCGGATACCCGTACTCGGACACCCCGATTACCGCCACCCCGTCCGGTGACAGCCGGCTGATTCTTCGGGGCACACAAGAATTCGTGGTCAATGGCGACAGCGCACATCTCCTCGTCGTTGTCGCACGCGGAGAGAAGGGCCTCGAGCTAGCCGTCATCGACGGCGCCGCACCCGGCGTCGTGCGTACCCCGCTCGAGTCCCTGGACACCACCCGCCCACTGACCCGGATCGAGTTTGCCGAAGCCCATGCGCAGGGGGTCGGCGACGCGAACCTGGGGGCGACACTGCCCCGCGCGCAGGCGTCAGCCCTCGTGGCGCTGGCCTCCGAACAGGTGGGCGCCGCCGAGGCGTGCCTGGAAATGTCGGTCGAGTACGCCAAGACCCGGGAACAGTTCGGCCGACCGATAGGCTCGTTCCAATCGATCAAGCACCGACTCACCGACATGCTGGTGGCACTCGAACTGGCGCACGCCGCAGTACTGGACGCGGCCAACGCCGACGAAAGGCCAACAGACGAACTAGCCACTGCAGCGAGCATTGCGCACGTGCTGGCGTCCGAGGCCTTCACCTACGCCGCCGAAGAATCCATCCAAATCCACGGCGGCATCGGATTCACCTGGGAACACCCTCTACACAGGTACTTTCGGCGGGCTAAGAGCGACGCACTGTTATTCGGCAGCGCAGAGACGCACCACGAAGTCATAGCAGCTTCGGTGATATAG
- a CDS encoding acyl-CoA dehydrogenase family protein: MSTATSELATPEDLDAFGERATAWLSQRLDRHLPASGTDLSGGDAEPSYAIFHNRTEAEERELLVRGKAWQSARVDAGFGAITWGPEWGGPGLTASHERIYVELERQFRTPERHETILVTVELIAPTIHLLGTEEHKQRFVQPFLRADELCCQLFSEPGAGSDLAALATRAVRTDTGWKITGQKVWSSGAQFSEWGLLIARTDPAAPKHHGMTAFLVPMDAPGVETRPIRQMSGGSTFNEVFLTDVELSDSLRLGEVGDGWNVALTTLGFERSSSGGIVSAGGSAADLIQLAKQLGITDDPQVRQTLAKVVVYERATAMFNARYAERELAGHVPGVEGSIAKLVWTQNLKRIGDAAARFLGPRILADTGTPNTYAWTEHLLGAPGYRIAGGSDEIQRNIIGERGLGLPREPR, encoded by the coding sequence ATGAGTACGGCAACGAGTGAACTGGCAACACCGGAGGACCTCGACGCGTTCGGCGAGCGGGCCACCGCGTGGCTGTCCCAGCGGCTGGACCGGCATCTGCCGGCCTCCGGAACCGACCTGTCCGGAGGCGATGCGGAGCCGTCCTACGCTATCTTCCACAACCGCACAGAGGCCGAAGAGCGCGAACTGCTCGTCCGAGGCAAGGCCTGGCAATCCGCACGCGTCGACGCCGGGTTCGGCGCCATCACCTGGGGCCCCGAATGGGGCGGACCGGGCCTGACCGCGTCCCACGAACGGATCTACGTCGAGCTCGAACGTCAGTTCCGCACCCCGGAGCGGCACGAAACCATCCTGGTGACCGTGGAGCTGATCGCACCGACCATCCACCTGCTCGGCACCGAGGAACACAAACAACGGTTCGTGCAACCGTTCCTGCGTGCCGACGAACTGTGCTGCCAGCTGTTCTCCGAACCCGGTGCCGGCTCCGACCTGGCCGCGCTCGCGACCCGCGCAGTTCGCACCGACACCGGCTGGAAGATCACCGGTCAGAAGGTGTGGAGTTCGGGCGCACAGTTCTCCGAGTGGGGACTACTCATCGCGCGCACCGACCCTGCCGCACCCAAGCACCACGGAATGACGGCGTTCCTCGTGCCGATGGACGCCCCAGGCGTCGAAACCCGGCCCATCCGCCAGATGTCCGGCGGTTCCACGTTCAACGAGGTGTTCCTCACCGACGTCGAATTGTCTGACTCGCTGCGTCTCGGCGAGGTCGGCGACGGGTGGAATGTCGCATTGACCACCCTCGGTTTCGAACGCAGCTCCAGCGGCGGAATCGTCTCCGCCGGCGGCAGCGCAGCCGACCTGATCCAGCTTGCCAAGCAACTCGGCATCACCGACGACCCGCAGGTGCGTCAGACACTCGCCAAAGTCGTCGTCTACGAACGCGCCACCGCTATGTTCAACGCCCGCTATGCCGAACGTGAACTCGCCGGACATGTTCCCGGAGTCGAGGGCTCGATCGCCAAGCTCGTGTGGACGCAAAATCTCAAGCGCATCGGGGATGCCGCGGCCCGATTCCTCGGACCCCGCATCCTCGCCGACACCGGCACTCCGAACACCTACGCCTGGACCGAGCATCTCCTGGGCGCCCCGGGCTACCGCATCGCCGGCGGCTCCGACGAGATCCAGCGAAACATCATCGGCGAACGCGGCCTCGGGCTGCCCAGAGAACCGCGCTAG
- a CDS encoding enoyl-CoA hydratase-related protein, with protein sequence MTEHIRISQPEPGIALVELARGKVNALDHRMYGELAEAFDRLSDDPTVNVAVLTGRGHVFCAGNDLNDFRTMDTTSGELQMRNVRRAMFNLIDCSIPVIAAVNGPALGSGFGLTASCDLVVASEKATFGLPEMNVGVLGGGRFTARMLPQQAMRRLFFTAEAVDAHTLERWGAPIEVVPHDALMNTAFTRARSIASKSRYALTLAKQSLNGCEGMDLKRGYELEQTFTVRLSEHPDSKTAVEAHMAALTNGKNP encoded by the coding sequence ATGACCGAGCACATTCGCATCTCCCAACCCGAACCAGGGATCGCCCTGGTCGAACTTGCCCGCGGCAAGGTCAATGCACTCGACCACCGAATGTACGGCGAACTCGCCGAGGCCTTCGACCGGCTGTCGGACGATCCGACAGTCAACGTCGCCGTGCTCACAGGACGCGGTCACGTGTTCTGCGCGGGCAACGACCTCAACGACTTCCGCACCATGGACACGACGAGCGGTGAACTGCAGATGCGCAATGTCCGCCGCGCGATGTTCAACCTCATCGACTGCTCGATCCCCGTCATTGCCGCTGTCAACGGGCCGGCACTCGGCAGCGGATTCGGCCTGACCGCATCGTGCGACCTGGTGGTGGCCTCGGAGAAGGCGACGTTCGGGTTGCCGGAAATGAACGTCGGGGTCCTCGGCGGCGGCCGTTTCACCGCCCGCATGCTGCCGCAGCAGGCAATGCGCCGGCTGTTTTTCACCGCAGAAGCCGTCGACGCACACACCCTCGAGCGGTGGGGCGCGCCGATCGAGGTAGTACCCCACGACGCACTCATGAACACCGCATTCACCCGCGCACGGTCCATTGCCTCGAAGAGCCGCTACGCACTGACCCTGGCGAAGCAATCGTTGAACGGCTGCGAGGGTATGGATCTCAAGCGCGGCTACGAGCTCGAACAGACCTTCACCGTCCGGTTGTCCGAGCATCCGGACTCCAAGACTGCGGTCGAGGCACACATGGCCGCACTGACGAACGGCAAGAACCCATGA
- a CDS encoding AMP-binding protein produces MTRAASQFPDAVAVIDGDTRLTFADVDRNATTLAAALHSAGIGADDVVSFQLANRAEAVIVYQAIMKLGAVANPIVPIYRGRELRFILGQARASAVFIPATYRGFDYAAMYDKLLDDLPHLKKVVILGDRGERGTDERMTTWTELLGSAPAEAAKVVAALPQPDPDQVCLLLYTSGTTADPKGALHSHNTLVFENLSMIELFGLNENDVIFNPSPVTHVTGVNCALTLPFLLGAPVVLHDQWDPAAALDKISCHEASFMIFSTPFLQGLLDAAVAAGRPTPSIRYIVCGGADMPDELTRRATDRLGTVVRMYGATEGPSVTAGNRWDTPQLRTRTDGRVLAPTEVTIVDPADRPVAPGGVGEVLWRGPDTFLGYLDSSLNAAAFTDDGFFRSGDLARFDDTGAIHIEGRIKDIINRSGEKISTHEVENLLSEHPAVSEVAVVAGPDATTGERGCAFIVTHDAQDLTLEDVHEFLTGREVAKQKIPESIFVVDVLPKTASGKIQKFALRDWTRNRTHVPPQMVGVSLHAAHEK; encoded by the coding sequence TTGACGCGCGCCGCCTCGCAGTTCCCCGATGCAGTGGCCGTGATCGACGGCGACACACGGTTGACCTTCGCCGACGTCGACCGCAACGCCACCACGCTCGCTGCTGCGCTGCATTCGGCCGGAATCGGCGCCGACGACGTGGTCTCGTTCCAGCTCGCCAATCGGGCCGAAGCGGTCATCGTCTACCAAGCGATCATGAAGCTAGGCGCCGTCGCCAACCCCATAGTCCCGATCTACCGAGGGCGCGAGCTGCGGTTCATCCTCGGGCAGGCGCGGGCGTCGGCCGTCTTCATTCCCGCGACCTACCGAGGATTCGATTACGCCGCGATGTATGACAAGCTGCTCGACGACTTGCCGCACCTGAAGAAGGTCGTCATCCTCGGCGACCGTGGCGAGCGCGGCACCGACGAGCGGATGACCACCTGGACGGAGCTGCTCGGCAGCGCCCCGGCAGAGGCCGCGAAGGTGGTTGCCGCACTGCCCCAGCCGGATCCAGATCAGGTCTGCCTGCTGTTGTACACCTCCGGGACGACCGCGGATCCGAAGGGCGCACTGCACAGCCACAACACGCTCGTATTCGAGAACCTCTCGATGATCGAGTTGTTCGGCCTCAACGAGAACGACGTCATCTTCAACCCGTCGCCGGTCACGCACGTGACCGGGGTGAACTGCGCCTTGACACTGCCGTTCCTGCTCGGGGCGCCCGTCGTGCTGCACGATCAGTGGGATCCAGCCGCCGCGCTCGACAAGATATCCTGCCACGAAGCCAGCTTCATGATCTTCTCCACACCGTTCCTGCAAGGATTGCTCGACGCCGCCGTCGCGGCGGGTCGCCCCACTCCGTCGATCCGGTACATCGTGTGCGGCGGCGCTGACATGCCGGACGAACTGACCCGCCGGGCCACCGATCGGCTCGGCACCGTCGTCCGTATGTACGGCGCCACCGAAGGGCCGTCCGTCACAGCAGGCAATCGCTGGGACACACCGCAATTACGCACCCGAACCGACGGGCGAGTCCTGGCGCCCACGGAGGTGACCATCGTCGACCCCGCCGATCGCCCTGTCGCGCCCGGCGGGGTCGGCGAAGTACTGTGGCGGGGCCCCGACACCTTCCTCGGATACCTCGACTCGTCGCTCAACGCCGCGGCGTTCACCGACGACGGCTTCTTCCGGTCCGGTGACCTCGCGCGGTTCGACGACACCGGCGCAATCCACATCGAGGGCCGAATCAAGGACATCATCAACCGGTCCGGCGAGAAGATCAGCACTCACGAGGTGGAAAACCTGCTCAGTGAGCACCCCGCTGTCAGCGAGGTCGCCGTAGTCGCAGGGCCAGATGCGACGACCGGTGAACGGGGCTGCGCCTTCATCGTCACCCACGACGCGCAGGACCTCACCCTCGAAGACGTCCACGAGTTCCTGACCGGACGCGAGGTCGCCAAACAGAAGATCCCCGAGAGCATCTTCGTGGTGGACGTACTACCCAAGACCGCGAGCGGCAAGATCCAGAAGTTCGCGCTCCGCGACTGGACCCGTAACCGCACCCACGTCCCGCCGCAGATGGTCGGCGTCAGCCTTCATGCGGCGCATGAGAAGTGA
- a CDS encoding FadR/GntR family transcriptional regulator: MAATHRTVDERTGNALTPDDAHRAPGRAPKMSERIANQIADEILGGGIVAGDRLPTEKEMVAEYGVARTTVREALRLLESRGLVTIRAGVGGGPVACRPQFESLGNTMKLFLQLEGANLSDVIDTRLTLEPVVAQQATPRITDGQLDELQAALDSMRTRPDDYANFIEKNALFHTTIYTASGNPVLRILMETLLLLVRDAEPSRHPEITRTAAVEAQQLVLNAMRSRNASAAGEAMEAFVHDTAKYYRKRLAHIISEPVHWQL; the protein is encoded by the coding sequence ATGGCGGCTACACATCGAACTGTCGACGAGCGCACCGGGAACGCACTGACGCCGGACGACGCCCATCGCGCACCGGGCAGAGCCCCGAAAATGTCCGAACGCATCGCGAACCAGATAGCGGACGAGATCCTCGGGGGCGGCATCGTGGCCGGTGACCGGCTGCCGACCGAGAAGGAGATGGTCGCCGAGTACGGCGTGGCGCGCACGACTGTGCGCGAAGCCCTCCGGCTGCTCGAGAGCCGAGGCCTGGTCACCATTCGGGCCGGTGTCGGCGGCGGCCCCGTCGCGTGTCGGCCTCAATTCGAATCACTGGGCAACACCATGAAACTGTTCCTGCAGCTCGAGGGTGCAAATCTCAGCGACGTCATCGACACCCGGCTGACCCTGGAACCGGTGGTCGCGCAACAGGCCACGCCTCGAATTACGGACGGCCAGCTGGACGAATTGCAGGCAGCGCTCGACAGCATGCGGACGCGGCCCGACGACTACGCCAACTTCATCGAGAAGAACGCGCTGTTCCACACCACCATCTACACCGCATCCGGAAACCCGGTGCTGCGCATCCTCATGGAAACGCTGCTGCTCCTGGTGCGGGACGCGGAACCCTCGCGGCACCCTGAGATCACCCGCACCGCCGCCGTCGAAGCGCAGCAACTGGTGCTCAATGCCATGCGCTCCCGAAATGCGTCCGCCGCAGGGGAGGCGATGGAGGCCTTCGTCCACGACACCGCGAAGTACTACCGTAAGCGCCTTGCGCACATCATCTCCGAGCCCGTGCACTGGCAGCTCTAG
- a CDS encoding MFS transporter: MFVATHTNSTSRTLEQTRRRGVLAAAVGTIVEYYDLTVYAYLAVVVSPLFFPGNDPTAALLASLAVFASAYLMRPIGGIFFGRLGDRHGRKRALLVSVLLMGVGSLLMACLPKYASAGIVAPILLVLARLVQGFSAGGELGGALTYVYETVGEKRKGLGASFVALGSNGGFALAAIAVGTVSALTTEPQMTSWGWRIPFLLGVPLLLFCLWTRTRIEDTAQFENAAAKDDLAKSPFTELIRTHPKQVLQVFGLGVAQNATGYMVLTYIGIHLVRQGGFDRTAVTWTTALIIVLIALLMPIAGLLVDRFGSVPVAAAGLIGSGILAYPAMSLMGGHGLVVAGVAFFLFALGTPLIQVATAPLFPSLFNSRVRLTGVALGFNLATIATGGTAAYIATWLIDRTGSALSPAYFLAGSCLIGLLTLFSIRTATYGGVRRESASHTETAAPQNVR; this comes from the coding sequence ATGTTCGTGGCGACCCACACGAATTCCACATCGCGCACCCTCGAGCAAACCAGACGCCGCGGCGTTCTCGCCGCGGCTGTCGGCACCATCGTCGAGTACTACGACCTCACCGTCTACGCATACCTGGCCGTGGTCGTCAGCCCACTGTTCTTCCCCGGCAACGACCCCACCGCCGCACTGCTCGCCAGTCTCGCCGTCTTCGCGTCGGCCTACCTCATGCGCCCCATCGGCGGCATCTTCTTCGGCCGCCTCGGGGACCGGCACGGACGCAAGCGCGCTCTGCTGGTGTCCGTGCTGCTGATGGGGGTCGGCAGCCTCCTCATGGCATGCCTGCCGAAGTACGCGTCAGCGGGCATCGTCGCGCCGATCCTGCTCGTCCTCGCACGACTGGTGCAGGGTTTCTCCGCCGGCGGAGAACTCGGCGGAGCATTGACCTACGTCTACGAGACCGTCGGGGAAAAACGCAAGGGTCTGGGCGCCTCGTTCGTCGCACTCGGCAGCAACGGTGGTTTCGCGCTCGCCGCAATTGCGGTCGGGACCGTCTCAGCGCTCACCACCGAACCACAGATGACCAGCTGGGGCTGGCGAATCCCGTTCCTGCTCGGCGTCCCGCTGCTGCTGTTCTGCCTGTGGACCCGGACCCGCATCGAGGACACCGCCCAGTTCGAGAACGCCGCGGCAAAGGACGACCTGGCGAAGTCACCGTTCACCGAACTCATCCGCACACACCCCAAGCAGGTTCTGCAGGTATTCGGGCTCGGCGTGGCACAGAATGCCACGGGCTACATGGTGCTCACCTACATCGGCATCCACCTGGTCCGCCAGGGCGGCTTCGATCGGACCGCGGTCACCTGGACGACCGCGCTCATCATCGTCCTCATCGCGCTGCTGATGCCGATCGCCGGTCTACTCGTCGACAGATTCGGCAGCGTCCCGGTCGCGGCAGCCGGACTGATCGGATCCGGCATCCTTGCTTACCCGGCCATGTCGCTGATGGGCGGCCACGGGCTCGTCGTCGCGGGCGTGGCATTCTTCCTCTTCGCGCTCGGCACCCCGCTCATCCAGGTCGCCACCGCACCACTGTTCCCATCGCTGTTCAACTCTCGCGTCAGGCTCACCGGCGTCGCCCTGGGCTTCAACCTGGCGACGATCGCGACCGGCGGAACGGCCGCATATATCGCCACCTGGCTGATCGACCGGACCGGCAGCGCCTTGTCGCCGGCATACTTTCTCGCCGGATCGTGCCTCATCGGGTTGCTGACCCTGTTCAGCATCCGAACCGCAACCTACGGCGGCGTCCGCCGCGAGTCCGCCTCCCACACGGAAACCGCTGCGCCGCAGAACGTCCGATAG
- a CDS encoding enoyl-CoA hydratase, with the protein MTDYDTILLDRKGRVGIITLNRPKALNALNTQLLRELVTAVEELDTDSDIGAILVTGSDRAFAAGADIKEMQTKSYMDVYLDDFFSIGDRIAAARKPIIAAVAGYALGGGCELAMMCDILLAADTAKFGQPEIKLGVIPGIGGSQRLTRAVGKAKAMELCLTGRTMDAEEAERAGLVSRIVPAADLFDEALQTATTVAEMSLPVAMMAKEAVNRAFETTLTEGIRFERRVFHSTFATEDQKEGMAAFVEKRTPAFTHR; encoded by the coding sequence GTGACCGACTACGACACCATCCTCCTCGACCGCAAAGGTCGGGTCGGAATCATCACCCTCAACCGCCCGAAAGCGCTCAACGCGTTGAACACCCAGCTTCTACGCGAACTCGTCACCGCCGTCGAAGAACTCGACACCGACAGCGACATCGGGGCCATCCTCGTCACCGGCTCCGACCGCGCCTTCGCCGCCGGCGCCGACATCAAAGAAATGCAAACCAAGTCGTACATGGACGTCTACCTGGACGACTTCTTCTCCATCGGCGACCGCATCGCCGCCGCACGCAAACCCATCATCGCCGCAGTCGCGGGATACGCCCTCGGCGGCGGCTGCGAGCTGGCAATGATGTGCGACATCCTTCTCGCCGCGGACACCGCCAAGTTCGGTCAGCCCGAGATCAAGCTCGGCGTCATCCCCGGCATCGGCGGCTCACAACGCCTCACCCGCGCCGTCGGTAAGGCGAAGGCGATGGAGCTGTGCCTGACCGGCCGCACCATGGACGCCGAGGAGGCCGAACGCGCCGGACTCGTGTCCCGGATCGTCCCCGCCGCCGACCTGTTCGACGAAGCACTGCAGACCGCCACCACTGTCGCCGAGATGTCACTGCCCGTCGCGATGATGGCGAAGGAAGCAGTCAACCGGGCATTCGAGACCACCCTCACCGAAGGGATCCGCTTCGAACGGCGGGTCTTCCACTCCACCTTCGCCACCGAGGACCAGAAGGAAGGCATGGCCGCGTTCGTGGAGAAGCGCACGCCTGCGTTCACACACCGCTAG
- a CDS encoding enoyl-CoA hydratase/isomerase family protein has protein sequence MIAESEVIVEKRDGLGRIVLNRPRAINALNHAMVRQIAAALAEWSGDDAVRAVVITGAGERGLCAGGDIVSIYHDAKDGGTGSREFWREEYLLNAAIANYGKPYVAIMDGIVMGGGVGVSAHGSVRIVTERSMIGMPETGIGFVPDVGGTYLLARTPGELGTHIALTTARLSAGDAIACGFADHFIPSEKIERFLDVLATTSVEDALARFTEPAPASELLAQRGWIDAAYSANSVADIVARLQASGVPEARKAAEQVRAKSPTACAVTLTSLRRARRAGSLEEVLNDEFRVSVACLSSPDLVEGIRAQVVDKDRNPQWSPATIEEVDEAQVDAFFAPLGDLELGLTPPTTTGEDQ, from the coding sequence ATGATTGCTGAATCCGAGGTAATTGTCGAGAAGCGGGACGGGTTGGGCCGGATCGTGCTCAATCGGCCCCGGGCGATCAACGCCCTCAATCATGCGATGGTGCGGCAGATCGCGGCGGCGTTGGCCGAGTGGTCCGGCGACGACGCGGTGCGGGCGGTGGTGATCACCGGTGCCGGTGAGCGTGGCCTGTGCGCCGGCGGCGACATCGTCTCGATCTACCACGACGCGAAGGACGGGGGCACCGGTTCGCGGGAGTTCTGGCGCGAGGAGTACCTCCTCAACGCGGCCATCGCGAACTACGGCAAGCCGTATGTGGCGATCATGGACGGCATCGTGATGGGCGGCGGCGTCGGGGTGTCGGCGCACGGCAGCGTGCGGATCGTCACCGAGCGGTCGATGATCGGCATGCCCGAGACCGGGATCGGTTTCGTTCCCGATGTCGGGGGCACGTATCTGCTGGCCCGGACCCCGGGGGAGTTGGGCACGCATATCGCGTTGACGACGGCGCGGCTCAGTGCCGGGGATGCGATCGCGTGCGGGTTCGCCGACCATTTCATCCCGTCGGAGAAGATCGAGCGGTTCCTCGACGTGCTGGCGACCACGTCCGTGGAGGATGCCCTGGCACGGTTCACCGAACCGGCTCCCGCCTCGGAACTGCTGGCGCAGCGGGGTTGGATCGACGCCGCGTACTCGGCGAACAGTGTCGCCGACATCGTCGCCCGGCTGCAGGCCAGTGGGGTGCCCGAGGCTCGGAAGGCGGCCGAGCAGGTGCGCGCGAAGTCGCCGACCGCGTGCGCGGTCACCCTGACATCGCTGCGCCGCGCCCGGCGGGCCGGCAGCCTCGAGGAAGTCCTCAACGACGAATTCCGGGTGTCCGTCGCCTGCCTGAGCTCACCCGACCTCGTCGAGGGCATCCGCGCGCAGGTCGTGGACAAGGACCGCAACCCGCAATGGTCGCCCGCCACCATCGAGGAGGTCGACGAAGCGCAGGTCGACGCGTTCTTCGCCCCACTCGGCGACCTCGAACTCGGGCTCACCCCACCCACCACAACCGGAGAAGACCAGTGA
- a CDS encoding isobutyryl-CoA dehydrogenase yields MFTLTDDERAISDTARDFAAEHLAPHAVEWDQAKHFPVDVLRKAASLGMGGIYIREDVGGSELTRVDAARIFEQLAKGCPSIAAYISIHNMVTWMIDRFGTDEQRRAWVPGLCSMDQLGSYCLTEPGAGSDAAALSTRAVRDGDDYVLNGVKQFISGAGTSEVYVVMARTGEGGPRGISAFIVPKGSPGLSFGPNEVKMGWNAQPTRQVIFEDVRVPAGNLLGSEGGGFRIAMAGLNGGRLNIAACSVGGAQTALERAVAYLTDRKAFGAPLLDSQALQFQLADMRTELEAARTLLWRAAAALEDGAPDVVELCAMAKRFATDTGFEVANRALQLHGGYGYLAEYGIEKIVRDLRVHQILEGSNEIMRVVIARSVIGNRGA; encoded by the coding sequence ATGTTCACCTTGACCGATGACGAGCGGGCGATCAGCGACACTGCCCGCGACTTCGCGGCCGAGCATCTCGCGCCTCACGCCGTGGAATGGGATCAGGCCAAGCATTTCCCCGTGGATGTCCTGCGTAAGGCGGCGTCGTTGGGGATGGGTGGGATCTACATCCGCGAGGATGTGGGGGGATCCGAGCTCACTCGTGTCGACGCGGCCCGGATCTTCGAGCAGCTCGCGAAGGGGTGCCCGTCGATCGCCGCCTACATCTCGATCCACAACATGGTGACGTGGATGATCGACCGGTTCGGCACCGACGAGCAGCGCCGCGCGTGGGTGCCGGGGCTGTGTTCGATGGATCAGCTCGGCAGTTACTGCCTGACCGAGCCGGGTGCCGGTTCGGATGCGGCGGCGCTGAGCACCCGGGCGGTCCGCGACGGCGACGACTACGTCCTCAACGGGGTCAAGCAGTTCATCTCCGGTGCCGGCACCTCGGAGGTGTATGTGGTGATGGCCCGCACCGGGGAGGGCGGGCCCCGCGGGATTTCGGCGTTCATCGTCCCGAAGGGTTCGCCGGGTCTGTCGTTCGGGCCGAACGAGGTGAAGATGGGCTGGAACGCCCAGCCCACCCGTCAGGTGATCTTCGAGGACGTGCGGGTGCCGGCGGGCAACCTGCTCGGTTCCGAGGGCGGCGGGTTCCGGATCGCGATGGCGGGCCTGAACGGGGGCCGGCTCAACATCGCGGCGTGTTCGGTGGGCGGCGCGCAGACCGCGCTGGAGCGGGCCGTCGCCTACCTGACGGACCGGAAGGCGTTCGGTGCGCCGTTGCTCGACTCGCAGGCCCTGCAGTTCCAGCTCGCCGACATGCGCACCGAACTGGAGGCGGCCCGCACCCTGCTGTGGCGGGCGGCGGCCGCGCTCGAGGACGGCGCTCCCGACGTCGTCGAACTGTGTGCGATGGCGAAGCGCTTCGCCACCGACACCGGTTTCGAGGTGGCCAACCGGGCGCTGCAGCTGCACGGGGGGTACGGCTATCTTGCGGAGTACGGAATCGAGAAGATCGTCCGCGACCTGCGGGTCCACCAGATCCTCGAGGGCAGCAACGAGATCATGCGGGTGGTCATCGCCCGCAGCGTCATCGGAAACAGAGGAGCATGA